In a genomic window of Corynebacterium coyleae:
- a CDS encoding phage tail spike protein → MLTVHAPTATTFTATGEGVLDPELLDARVMEELGGAYQLTVTYPADGPLASQLAVEAIIAAPVPGTTIRQGFRIHEVTTTLDGLLEITAFHLFYDLAGNFIADTFVVNKTPKAALDQLLRSASTPHRFTATSSDTATRASARVVRMNLAAAIMDQASDNTFASRWAGELTRDNWHIHHAATRGADRGVVIRDRKNLTGYTSTIDLTSVVTRIVPVGFDGITLPELYVDSPHLNAYAIPHIKVMRYPDIKAIADADNPREDEVPLPQAHALLRQAAKAEYATNHVDTPAASYTVSFVDLASTSEYADLAELETVLLGDTVTVQHADLGVSLSARVVGYEYDPLRQTYISVELGSVAGKFTQITRQITTAQTAAQMAADLAGVALASADGKSTNHYGPKQPAAARLGDTWFRDNGESIEIWIYQITDTGEPGWVALATDLNHAQVSAELAEARAEVEAAKTAADDAQAAAAAVAARLTEAEAEISQAREAASQAEATAREAEAVAGEAGMKVAGLESSVSQAQHRADTAYETARQVQTSSEARFTELTNADNSLASSLSMMASDLNLRVRSSEIISQINISPEIILIDGKRIHITGQTSIDNATITTAMIANAAITDAKIANLSAAKITTGTLAAARIAAGSITSDKLTIADGFIKTAMIANAAITDAKIGSLSASKITTGTLSAARIAAGSITSDKLTIATGFIQTGMIADAAITSAKIGALDAGKITTGVLNASRIGARSITADKLATNAIQVGLAGWTNSIRISPTQIAWYNGATLEGNITSSGMRFYYGSRFIGWTGQQSKAGAADIRGISNSLEYTGDYISWSYKTTSTSTTYTTMLTLDPRGKFYGKSGIHLGAALRTHGHDFYTQGNRIIIPQDCTLTGVGTYPGWAGSSGRSKVVFHTNDLYVISGNTFYNMTSVFNRVKDLMSRMNSLISLLNQGWVKNINSGANGNITWNYFSNTGLSSMSTTLS, encoded by the coding sequence ATGCTCACCGTGCATGCCCCGACTGCCACCACGTTCACCGCCACCGGCGAGGGTGTCCTCGACCCGGAACTCCTCGACGCCCGGGTTATGGAGGAGCTCGGCGGAGCCTACCAGCTGACCGTCACCTACCCAGCAGACGGGCCACTGGCATCACAGCTCGCAGTCGAGGCGATCATCGCAGCACCGGTGCCCGGCACCACCATCCGGCAAGGGTTTCGCATCCACGAGGTCACCACAACCCTGGATGGGCTACTCGAGATCACGGCCTTCCACCTGTTCTACGACCTGGCAGGCAACTTCATCGCCGACACCTTCGTGGTCAACAAAACCCCCAAGGCAGCCCTCGACCAGCTCCTTAGGTCTGCGAGCACGCCGCACCGGTTCACCGCGACCAGCTCCGATACGGCCACCAGGGCCTCTGCGCGCGTGGTGCGGATGAATCTCGCCGCCGCGATCATGGACCAGGCCTCGGATAACACGTTCGCCTCCCGGTGGGCCGGAGAGCTCACGCGCGATAACTGGCACATCCACCACGCCGCCACACGCGGCGCGGATCGTGGGGTCGTGATCCGGGATCGCAAGAACCTCACCGGCTACACCTCGACCATCGATCTGACGAGCGTGGTCACCCGGATCGTGCCGGTCGGGTTTGATGGGATCACCCTGCCCGAGCTCTACGTCGACTCGCCACACCTGAATGCCTACGCGATCCCGCATATCAAGGTGATGCGCTACCCGGACATCAAAGCGATCGCCGACGCAGATAACCCCCGCGAGGACGAAGTACCTCTGCCGCAAGCACACGCCCTTCTGCGTCAAGCCGCCAAGGCCGAGTACGCCACCAACCACGTTGATACCCCTGCCGCGAGCTACACCGTCTCCTTCGTCGACCTTGCCTCCACGAGCGAGTACGCCGACCTCGCCGAGCTGGAGACCGTCCTGCTGGGAGACACGGTGACGGTACAGCACGCCGACCTGGGCGTGTCCCTGTCAGCGCGGGTTGTCGGCTACGAGTACGACCCGCTCCGACAGACATATATTTCGGTGGAGCTCGGGTCGGTTGCAGGGAAGTTCACCCAGATCACCCGCCAGATCACCACCGCGCAGACGGCCGCCCAGATGGCCGCTGATCTCGCTGGCGTGGCGCTGGCATCAGCGGACGGGAAATCCACCAACCATTACGGGCCGAAACAGCCCGCTGCAGCCCGCCTCGGGGACACGTGGTTTAGGGACAATGGCGAGAGCATCGAGATCTGGATCTACCAAATCACCGACACCGGCGAGCCCGGCTGGGTTGCCCTTGCCACCGATCTCAACCATGCTCAGGTCAGCGCTGAGCTTGCCGAGGCCCGCGCCGAGGTCGAGGCTGCGAAAACCGCTGCTGACGATGCCCAAGCTGCCGCTGCCGCTGTCGCTGCTCGTCTCACCGAAGCCGAAGCCGAGATCAGTCAGGCACGCGAGGCAGCCAGCCAGGCCGAAGCCACAGCACGGGAAGCTGAGGCGGTAGCCGGAGAGGCTGGCATGAAGGTAGCCGGGCTTGAGAGCTCAGTCTCCCAAGCACAACACCGTGCCGATACGGCCTACGAGACGGCACGGCAGGTTCAAACCAGCAGCGAGGCCCGGTTCACTGAGCTGACGAACGCGGATAACAGCCTCGCCTCGTCACTTTCAATGATGGCCAGCGACCTGAACCTGCGCGTGCGCTCAAGCGAGATCATCTCCCAGATCAACATCTCACCCGAAATCATCTTGATTGACGGTAAACGCATACACATCACCGGCCAAACCAGTATCGATAACGCCACGATCACCACCGCAATGATCGCCAACGCGGCGATCACCGACGCCAAGATCGCCAACCTGTCGGCTGCCAAGATCACCACCGGCACACTCGCGGCTGCCAGGATCGCGGCCGGATCGATCACCAGTGACAAGCTCACGATCGCTGATGGGTTCATCAAGACGGCGATGATCGCTAACGCAGCGATCACGGACGCAAAGATCGGCTCGTTGTCGGCCTCGAAGATCACCACCGGCACCCTGTCTGCGGCGCGGATCGCGGCCGGGTCGATCACCAGCGACAAGCTCACGATCGCAACCGGCTTCATCCAAACCGGAATGATCGCGGATGCGGCAATCACCTCGGCGAAGATCGGTGCACTCGACGCAGGCAAAATCACCACCGGCGTGCTTAATGCCTCGCGTATCGGGGCGCGGTCGATCACAGCGGACAAACTCGCAACCAACGCCATCCAGGTAGGGCTTGCCGGGTGGACGAACTCCATTCGCATCAGCCCCACGCAGATCGCCTGGTACAACGGGGCCACATTGGAAGGGAACATCACCTCGTCGGGGATGCGGTTCTACTACGGTTCCCGTTTCATCGGATGGACCGGGCAGCAATCGAAAGCCGGTGCAGCGGACATCCGTGGTATCTCGAACTCGTTGGAATACACCGGCGACTACATCAGCTGGTCGTACAAAACGACGTCGACGAGCACCACGTACACGACCATGCTGACCCTGGATCCGAGGGGCAAGTTCTACGGCAAGTCGGGTATCCACCTCGGTGCCGCGCTACGCACTCACGGGCACGACTTCTACACCCAAGGCAACCGGATCATCATCCCGCAAGACTGCACCCTCACCGGGGTGGGCACCTACCCGGGCTGGGCAGGAAGCAGTGGCAGGTCCAAGGTCGTGTTCCACACCAACGACCTGTACGTGATCAGCGGCAACACCTTCTACAACATGACCAGCGTGTTCAACCGAGTCAAAGACCTCATGTCGCGGATGAACTCACTGATCTCACTGCTGAACCAAGGCTGGGTGAAAAACATCAACAGCGGCGCAAACGGCAACATCACCTGGAATTACTTCAGCAACACCGGGCTGTCGTCCATGTCGACCACGTTGAGCTAA
- a CDS encoding DUF1617 family protein codes for MRFLLPAHQIRPSIALLDDMPLTGGASRARSKLIRLLEQTYASFAEDEYELVRAHAVCDEDGQPVIDNDGTLTLADPDHATGFHAQHQALLAQRVEVEGPTYEHHGHDVLSFLDASEMELTGSAAAAYDALYDAITESLAGGE; via the coding sequence ATGCGTTTCCTCCTACCGGCACACCAGATCCGCCCCTCGATCGCGCTGCTTGACGACATGCCGTTGACAGGTGGCGCGTCCAGGGCACGCAGCAAACTCATCCGGCTTCTCGAACAGACCTATGCCAGCTTCGCCGAAGACGAATACGAGCTCGTGCGCGCCCACGCCGTGTGTGATGAGGACGGTCAACCCGTCATCGATAACGACGGGACCCTCACCCTGGCCGACCCGGATCACGCCACCGGGTTCCACGCCCAGCACCAGGCACTGCTGGCCCAGCGCGTCGAAGTCGAAGGCCCCACCTACGAGCATCACGGCCACGACGTCCTCAGCTTCCTCGACGCCTCGGAGATGGAACTCACTGGCAGCGCGGCAGCTGCCTACGACGCGCTCTACGACGCCATCACCGAATCCCTCGCCGGGGGTGAGTAG
- a CDS encoding phage holin family protein, with protein MVYALIAFVVFDYITGVLAAIAERRVSSAIGFRGISRKILIFTLIGLAHLLDVHVIGTPGALRTATVVFYLSNEGISLIENATRLGLPVPAHIRRALDLITRDVTGKPDLEHHPNQTTTSAEKENLS; from the coding sequence CTGGTGTACGCGCTCATCGCCTTCGTCGTATTCGACTACATCACCGGCGTGCTCGCCGCGATCGCCGAACGCCGCGTCTCCTCAGCCATCGGATTCCGGGGCATCTCCCGCAAGATCCTCATCTTCACCCTGATCGGACTTGCCCACCTGCTCGACGTGCACGTCATCGGAACACCCGGAGCACTACGCACCGCCACCGTCGTGTTCTACCTGTCCAACGAAGGCATCAGCCTGATCGAAAACGCCACCCGGCTCGGGCTGCCCGTACCAGCCCACATCCGCCGCGCCCTGGACCTGATCACCCGTGACGTAACAGGCAAACCCGACCTCGAACACCACCCCAACCAAACCACCACCTCAGCAGAAAAGGAGAACCTCTCATGA
- a CDS encoding N-acetylmuramoyl-L-alanine amidase: MKNWATLEADENRLMNKHYSAGRSGRKINKVIIHHNAGNLTIKSIWDVWQTRQASAHYQVDSNGRIGQLVWDRDTAWHAGNWDANTTSIGIEHADISSNPWQISAKCLEEGAHLTAAVCKYYGLGRPQWGKNVFGHKHFSPTECPASLAGTQHAAYMARAQYWYDQMTGKALAPKPSANIDALADAVIRGEYGNGNERKRRLGANYAAVQKRVNEKLAGKTPAKPSVNIDALADAVIRGEYGNGDERKRRLGANYAAVQARVNQKLGY, encoded by the coding sequence ATGAAGAACTGGGCCACCCTCGAAGCCGACGAAAACCGGCTGATGAACAAGCACTACAGTGCCGGGCGAAGCGGCCGGAAGATCAACAAGGTCATCATCCACCACAACGCAGGCAACCTCACCATCAAATCCATCTGGGACGTGTGGCAAACCCGCCAAGCATCCGCCCACTACCAGGTCGACTCCAACGGCCGGATCGGCCAGCTCGTGTGGGACCGCGACACCGCCTGGCACGCAGGCAACTGGGACGCCAACACCACCTCCATCGGCATCGAACACGCCGACATCTCAAGCAACCCGTGGCAGATCTCCGCCAAGTGCTTGGAGGAAGGCGCGCATCTGACCGCAGCCGTCTGCAAGTACTACGGCCTCGGCCGACCCCAGTGGGGAAAGAACGTGTTCGGCCATAAGCATTTTTCGCCAACCGAATGCCCAGCCTCACTCGCAGGTACACAGCACGCCGCATATATGGCGCGTGCCCAATACTGGTACGACCAGATGACCGGCAAGGCTCTCGCACCCAAGCCCTCCGCCAACATCGACGCCCTCGCCGACGCGGTCATCCGAGGCGAGTACGGCAACGGCAATGAGCGCAAGCGCCGCCTCGGGGCGAATTATGCGGCCGTCCAGAAGCGCGTCAACGAGAAACTCGCAGGCAAAACCCCGGCCAAGCCCTCCGTCAACATCGATGCGCTGGCAGACGCTGTGATTCGCGGCGAGTATGGCAATGGTGACGAACGTAAACGCCGCCTTGGTGCGAACTATGCCGCCGTCCAAGCACGTGTGAATCAGAAACTCGGCTACTAA
- a CDS encoding GIY-YIG nuclease family protein encodes MQLFLMDGSPNGRIKCSLDNWVGKVYLIPRTEITRSKDRPELAQTGIYLLFGTDTETGEELLYVGQARERKNGNGVLARVAEHLGEEKLDYFTHAILIIDSDNSFGPTEISYLENAFYQQALAADRVKAVNSNDPSPGNVTEEKKAALDEFISTAKILIGSLGYRVFDAVDDAKAATQTSSETALPSVEPLLFLNSAGATGSGRQTTDGFVILKGAQLRADMTHSAPESARKNREKFADRISDSGVLMRDTLFTSPSAASDFLTGSSTSGKVYWKTSDGITLRDLEQAELKAATTGL; translated from the coding sequence GTGCAGCTGTTCTTGATGGACGGCTCACCTAACGGGCGAATCAAATGCTCGTTGGATAACTGGGTGGGCAAGGTTTACCTGATCCCCCGCACGGAGATCACCCGATCAAAGGATCGCCCCGAGCTTGCACAGACCGGCATCTACTTGCTGTTCGGCACTGACACCGAAACCGGCGAGGAGCTGCTCTACGTTGGGCAGGCTCGCGAACGCAAGAACGGTAACGGCGTGCTGGCCCGGGTAGCTGAACATCTGGGTGAAGAGAAACTGGACTATTTCACCCACGCAATTTTGATCATCGATTCAGATAACTCCTTCGGCCCCACCGAGATTTCCTATCTGGAAAACGCCTTTTACCAGCAAGCCTTGGCAGCTGACCGGGTCAAGGCTGTCAACAGCAACGACCCGTCCCCGGGCAATGTGACTGAGGAAAAGAAAGCCGCGCTTGATGAGTTCATCTCCACAGCGAAAATCCTCATCGGTTCGCTGGGCTACCGGGTTTTTGATGCCGTCGACGACGCAAAAGCCGCCACACAAACTTCCTCTGAAACAGCGCTCCCGAGCGTGGAACCGTTGCTGTTTCTGAACTCGGCTGGCGCAACTGGTAGCGGGCGGCAGACCACCGACGGATTCGTCATCCTGAAAGGTGCACAACTGCGGGCAGACATGACCCACTCAGCACCAGAATCAGCGCGCAAGAACCGAGAAAAATTCGCCGACCGAATCAGTGACAGCGGCGTGCTGATGCGCGACACCTTGTTTACGTCTCCGTCGGCCGCCTCGGACTTCCTCACTGGCTCATCCACATCAGGCAAGGTCTACTGGAAAACCAGTGATGGCATTACACTGCGTGACCTCGAACAAGCCGAACTGAAAGCCGCTACCACCGGCCTATAG
- a CDS encoding alpha/beta fold hydrolase, which produces MPTRDVVVTPDGRRLASISLGEGPRLVVCEAGLGMSAHYWIPVMRHLAPHCRVVAYNRAGIGDSDPDPATRKLQRLANDLACVVKAQSYESVVLVGHSWGGPIVRTAQGMSAGRIERVAGLVLVDPSDEHLLDKFRPLSLALQRLSLVSLARLRLLSAMYTPILRGLPPDVMTRVLQDSTTVSAAREAAAELRSLRTGLAQLATDDQHYGSPVTVISGAQAMVGESEKMRAAIREAHHLSAARTASAQLIVARDSGHAIPITEPEVVARAALALFDRDHFAADLNR; this is translated from the coding sequence ATGCCCACCCGTGATGTGGTCGTGACTCCTGACGGTAGACGCTTAGCATCGATCAGCCTCGGCGAGGGGCCGCGTTTGGTCGTGTGTGAGGCTGGCCTGGGGATGAGCGCACACTACTGGATTCCGGTCATGCGCCACCTTGCGCCCCACTGCCGCGTGGTCGCCTATAACCGAGCGGGCATCGGCGACAGCGATCCGGATCCAGCTACGCGGAAACTGCAACGACTCGCTAACGACCTAGCGTGTGTCGTTAAAGCTCAATCTTACGAGTCTGTCGTCCTCGTCGGACATAGCTGGGGCGGTCCCATCGTACGTACTGCACAGGGCATGTCGGCGGGCCGCATCGAGCGCGTCGCAGGACTTGTGCTCGTCGATCCAAGCGATGAACACCTCTTGGATAAGTTCCGCCCGCTGTCCTTGGCCCTGCAGCGCCTGAGTCTAGTGTCGCTTGCTCGGCTGCGGTTGCTTTCTGCGATGTACACCCCCATTCTCCGAGGGCTGCCGCCGGACGTGATGACACGAGTGCTTCAGGACTCTACGACCGTTTCAGCAGCACGTGAGGCCGCTGCCGAATTGCGATCGTTGCGTACTGGTCTCGCGCAGCTAGCAACCGACGATCAGCACTACGGCTCTCCCGTGACCGTGATCAGTGGCGCCCAAGCGATGGTCGGCGAGAGCGAAAAGATGCGTGCGGCAATCCGCGAGGCCCACCACTTATCTGCCGCTCGGACAGCAAGTGCCCAGCTCATCGTGGCACGTGATTCTGGTCACGCCATCCCGATTACGGAGCCGGAGGTGGTCGCTCGCGCGGCTCTCGCTCTCTTTGATCGGGACCACTTCGCAGCAGACCTCAACCGTTGA
- a CDS encoding dihydroorotase — protein MAAELTAHHQLTQVKKLLERGILTPREAITVCQRLDAPDAPLAALQRACFVDYLEGLSDVWIQPETLSD, from the coding sequence ATGGCAGCCGAGCTGACGGCTCATCACCAGCTCACGCAGGTCAAGAAGCTTCTCGAACGCGGCATCCTCACCCCACGCGAAGCCATCACCGTCTGCCAGCGCCTCGACGCCCCCGATGCGCCGCTGGCCGCCCTACAAAGAGCCTGTTTCGTTGACTATCTCGAGGGTTTGAGTGATGTATGGATACAACCTGAAACCCTGTCTGACTAG
- a CDS encoding recombinase family protein: MEQITPPPISTSPLVKVAAYARISMETERTPLSLSTQVSYYQQLIHDTPGWTFAGVFADSGISGTTTHRPQFQELLTLARKGAIDLILTKSISRFARNTVDLLETVRELKDLGVEVRFEKENISSTSADGELMLTLLASFAQAESEQISQNVKWRIWKGFEEGKANGFHLYGYTDSADGTDVQIIEEEAAVVRWIFAQYMKKTSCEKMAAQLIADGRVPHLADNKMPGEWVRHILKNPHYTGDLLLGRWSTPEGRPGRAVRNTGQLPQYLVENAIPAIIDRDTFTAVQTEIARRRELGARANWSIETVALTSKIKCVSCDCSFVRNVRNPKTQNSISTEHWICTERKKGRKTGCDTCEISDTALKGFIARVLGIDTFDQEVFNERIDHIEVQGKDHYTFHYTDGTSSSHTWRPNLKKSSWTPARKAAWGELVRARWAEAKRLGLDNPRQAPTPPEALVKYRAVAKAEAERLRAERGER; the protein is encoded by the coding sequence ATGGAGCAAATCACCCCGCCACCGATCAGCACTTCTCCGCTTGTGAAAGTGGCAGCGTATGCCCGCATCAGCATGGAAACCGAGCGCACACCGCTGAGTTTGTCCACCCAAGTTTCCTACTACCAGCAACTCATTCACGACACTCCTGGCTGGACGTTCGCCGGAGTGTTCGCCGATTCTGGAATCTCTGGAACCACCACGCATCGCCCCCAGTTCCAAGAACTGCTGACCCTCGCCCGGAAAGGGGCAATCGACCTGATCCTCACCAAGTCGATCTCGCGCTTCGCTCGCAACACCGTCGACCTGCTCGAAACCGTTCGCGAACTCAAAGACCTCGGGGTGGAGGTGCGCTTCGAAAAAGAGAACATCTCCTCAACCAGCGCTGACGGAGAACTCATGCTCACCCTGCTGGCCTCTTTCGCGCAGGCAGAATCAGAGCAAATCAGCCAAAACGTGAAGTGGCGCATTTGGAAAGGCTTCGAAGAAGGCAAAGCGAACGGCTTCCACTTGTACGGTTATACCGACTCCGCTGACGGCACCGACGTGCAGATCATCGAAGAAGAAGCAGCCGTGGTGCGTTGGATCTTCGCCCAGTACATGAAGAAGACCTCGTGCGAAAAGATGGCCGCGCAGCTCATCGCTGACGGTAGGGTTCCGCACCTGGCTGATAACAAGATGCCCGGCGAATGGGTCCGTCACATCCTGAAGAACCCGCACTACACCGGCGACCTCCTGTTGGGCCGTTGGTCGACTCCGGAAGGCAGGCCTGGACGAGCAGTACGCAACACCGGCCAGTTGCCGCAATACCTGGTGGAAAACGCGATCCCCGCGATCATCGACCGCGACACCTTCACCGCTGTACAAACCGAGATCGCTCGACGTCGCGAGCTCGGTGCCCGCGCGAATTGGTCCATCGAAACTGTGGCGTTGACGTCGAAGATCAAATGCGTGTCCTGCGATTGCTCGTTTGTGCGCAACGTACGCAATCCGAAAACCCAAAACTCGATCTCCACCGAGCACTGGATCTGCACCGAACGCAAGAAAGGCCGCAAAACCGGATGCGACACCTGCGAGATCTCTGACACGGCACTCAAAGGCTTCATCGCGCGAGTCCTGGGTATCGATACCTTCGACCAAGAGGTGTTCAACGAGCGTATCGACCACATCGAAGTGCAGGGAAAAGACCATTACACGTTTCATTACACCGATGGCACCAGCAGCTCGCACACGTGGCGACCAAACCTGAAGAAGAGCTCGTGGACCCCAGCAAGAAAAGCCGCCTGGGGCGAACTCGTGCGTGCCCGCTGGGCCGAAGCCAAAAGGCTCGGGTTGGACAACCCACGGCAAGCACCAACACCACCAGAAGCATTGGTGAAGTACCGGGCCGTGGCCAAGGCAGAGGCTGAGCGCCTGCGCGCCGAGCGAGGCGAACGCTAA
- a CDS encoding recombinase family protein, with protein MARTVTAIPATRALHTGAPLGQTTLRRVAGYARVSTDHDDQVTSYEAQVDYYTRYISDHAGWQFVKVYTDEGITGTSTKHRAGFQQMVIDALDGKIDLIITKSVSRFARNTVDSLTTVRALKDKGVEVFFEKEGIWTFDAKGELLITIMSSLAQEEARSISENVTWGHRKRFADGKVTVPYSRFLGYDKGEDGSLVINPEQAKLVRRIYNMYLGGMSIGTIARTLTDEPETFTAAGNKTWYYRSIRAILTNEKYKGDALLQKSYVADYLTKRQVINQGEVPQYYVTASHEAIISPAVWDFVQAEIAKGARDQRTQHRTRPFSSTLECSQCGHFFGSKTWHAGSKYEKVIWRCGHKYAGQEKCATGHISDQRLKYMFLEAIRLRFGSPADDTVNHAVLDALDTSDLEVEAAGLIAQIDQVAKKLESLITHNARVAQDQQVYEKAFNASHEQHQALLAEHAAVVDEIHNKHNRLAAYHYYRQETANLELEQLAFNPYLCVALLDKGTVNIDGTVTFHFRDGSTQVVAIKADIGQAPGCD; from the coding sequence ATGGCCCGCACCGTCACAGCAATCCCCGCCACCCGAGCGCTCCACACTGGTGCTCCACTTGGACAGACAACCCTGCGCAGGGTCGCCGGGTATGCCCGCGTGTCCACCGACCACGACGATCAGGTGACGTCCTACGAAGCCCAGGTCGACTACTACACCCGCTACATTAGCGATCACGCGGGCTGGCAGTTCGTGAAGGTCTATACCGATGAAGGCATCACAGGCACCTCAACCAAACACCGCGCTGGGTTCCAGCAGATGGTGATCGACGCGCTCGACGGCAAGATCGACCTGATCATCACCAAGAGTGTGTCCCGGTTCGCCCGCAACACCGTCGACTCGCTCACCACCGTTCGAGCCCTCAAAGACAAAGGCGTGGAGGTCTTCTTCGAGAAAGAAGGCATCTGGACCTTCGACGCAAAAGGCGAGCTCCTCATCACCATCATGAGCTCGCTGGCGCAAGAAGAAGCCCGCTCCATCTCCGAAAACGTCACCTGGGGGCACCGCAAACGCTTCGCCGACGGCAAGGTCACCGTCCCATATTCTCGGTTCCTCGGATACGACAAAGGCGAAGACGGCAGCCTCGTCATCAACCCCGAGCAAGCCAAACTCGTGCGCCGGATCTACAACATGTACTTAGGTGGCATGTCCATCGGAACGATCGCCCGCACCCTCACCGACGAACCAGAGACCTTCACCGCCGCAGGCAACAAGACCTGGTATTACCGATCCATACGAGCGATTCTCACCAACGAGAAATACAAGGGTGACGCTCTCCTGCAGAAGTCGTACGTCGCTGACTACCTGACGAAACGTCAAGTCATCAACCAAGGCGAAGTACCCCAGTACTACGTCACCGCCAGCCATGAGGCGATCATCAGCCCGGCAGTGTGGGACTTCGTCCAAGCCGAAATAGCTAAAGGGGCTAGAGATCAGCGAACCCAGCATCGCACCAGGCCCTTCTCATCGACCTTGGAGTGCAGCCAGTGCGGGCACTTCTTCGGCTCGAAAACCTGGCACGCGGGCAGTAAGTACGAAAAGGTCATCTGGCGGTGCGGCCACAAATACGCAGGCCAGGAAAAATGCGCCACCGGGCACATCAGCGATCAACGACTCAAGTACATGTTCCTCGAGGCTATCCGCCTCCGCTTCGGCTCACCTGCCGATGACACCGTCAACCACGCCGTACTCGACGCGCTCGACACCAGCGACCTCGAAGTCGAAGCAGCCGGACTGATCGCCCAGATCGACCAGGTAGCGAAAAAGCTCGAATCACTAATCACCCACAACGCACGCGTCGCGCAAGACCAACAGGTTTACGAGAAGGCGTTCAACGCTAGCCACGAACAGCACCAGGCGCTGTTAGCTGAGCACGCTGCCGTGGTCGACGAAATCCACAACAAGCACAACCGACTAGCCGCCTACCACTACTACAGGCAAGAGACCGCCAACCTTGAACTTGAACAGTTGGCCTTCAACCCATACCTCTGCGTAGCTTTGCTCGACAAAGGCACCGTTAACATCGACGGTACGGTGACTTTCCACTTCCGCGACGGCAGCACCCAAGTAGTAGCCATCAAGGCGGACATTGGGCAGGCGCCAGGGTGTGATTAG
- a CDS encoding GmrSD restriction endonuclease domain-containing protein produces the protein MGLHRSRRAKSRGVASNGQPAWLAARKNVLPAHRVEGKAHALRGTVYSDDLSKTSTIEPVIFCEAKLWTHRLGNLLLLNRRKNSSACNYDFDVKKERYFKSGKGVAVFALTTQVLGEPVWTPSVIERRQKELLEILIKEWQL, from the coding sequence GTGGGACTTCACCGATCCCGCCGTGCCAAAAGCCGTGGAGTTGCGTCTAACGGGCAACCAGCTTGGCTGGCAGCACGAAAAAACGTCCTACCCGCACACCGGGTCGAGGGCAAAGCCCACGCACTGCGCGGCACGGTCTATTCCGATGACCTGTCCAAAACCAGCACCATCGAGCCCGTCATTTTCTGCGAAGCAAAATTATGGACACATCGTCTTGGGAACCTACTGCTGCTCAATCGCCGGAAAAACTCCAGTGCTTGCAATTATGACTTCGATGTTAAGAAGGAGAGGTACTTCAAGTCGGGGAAAGGCGTGGCGGTGTTCGCACTCACCACGCAGGTACTTGGAGAACCGGTGTGGACTCCGAGTGTTATCGAGCGACGTCAGAAAGAGCTTTTGGAGATCTTGATTAAGGAGTGGCAACTCTAA